The Streptomyces phaeolivaceus genome has a window encoding:
- a CDS encoding trans-sulfuration enzyme family protein, with product MLGNPTAARFETALARLEGTGSAVAFASGMAALSAVLLVRASMGLRHVVAVRPLYGCGDHLLTAGLLGTEVTWVDPAGVTDALRPDTGLVLVESPANRTLAELDLRALAHACGSVPLLADNTFATPVLQRPVEQGARLVLHSATKYLGGHGDVMAGVVACDEEFAGRLRQIRFATGGILHPLAGYLLPRGLSTLPVRVRAASATAADLVRRLAADPRVARVHYPRIGGAMIAFEVHGDPQEVIAAVRLITPAVSLGSVDSLIQHPASISHRVVGETDRRGAGVGDRLLRMSVGLEDVEDLWTDLDGALGAEAGSRAPSGARGTPRPATAHR from the coding sequence GTGCTCGGCAACCCGACCGCCGCCCGCTTCGAGACCGCACTCGCCCGCCTCGAAGGCACCGGGAGCGCGGTCGCCTTCGCCAGCGGCATGGCCGCCCTGAGCGCCGTCCTCCTGGTCCGCGCCTCGATGGGCCTGCGCCATGTCGTCGCCGTACGACCGCTGTACGGCTGCGGCGACCATCTGCTCACCGCCGGGCTGCTCGGCACCGAGGTCACCTGGGTCGACCCGGCCGGGGTCACGGACGCGCTGCGCCCCGACACGGGCCTGGTGCTGGTCGAGTCCCCGGCCAACCGGACCCTCGCCGAACTCGACCTCCGCGCCCTCGCCCACGCCTGCGGCTCGGTCCCGCTGCTCGCGGACAACACCTTCGCCACGCCCGTGCTGCAACGCCCCGTCGAACAGGGCGCCCGGCTCGTCCTGCACAGCGCCACCAAGTACCTCGGCGGGCACGGTGACGTCATGGCCGGGGTCGTGGCCTGCGACGAGGAGTTCGCCGGGCGGCTGCGCCAGATCCGCTTCGCCACCGGCGGGATCCTCCACCCGCTCGCCGGTTACCTCCTGCCGCGCGGTCTGTCCACCCTCCCGGTCCGGGTCCGCGCGGCCTCGGCGACCGCCGCGGACCTCGTCCGCCGCCTCGCCGCCGACCCGCGCGTCGCCCGCGTCCACTACCCGCGCATCGGCGGCGCCATGATCGCCTTCGAGGTCCACGGCGACCCCCAAGAGGTCATCGCCGCCGTCCGTCTGATCACCCCGGCGGTGAGCCTCGGCAGCGTGGACTCCCTGATCCAGCACCCGGCCTCCATCAGCCACCGCGTCGTCGGCGAGACGGACCGCCGGGGCGCGGGCGTCGGCGACCGCCTGCTGCGGATGTCGGTGGGCCTGGAGGACGTCGAGGACCTGTGGACGGATCTGGACGGCGCGCTGGGGGCAGAGGCCGGCAGCCGCGCCCCTTCAGGGGCGCGGGGAACCCCGCGACCGGCCACAGCGCACCGGTAG
- a CDS encoding DUF885 domain-containing protein, with protein sequence MADTKSFLPREVADAYVDDLIALDPVTGTYLGVKESSGRLPDTSPAGQEARAELIRATLARLDEAERQPGADSDAERRCARLLRERLTAELAVHEADEGLRAVGNMVTPPHEVREVFTITPAETEEDWAAIAERLRAVPTAYAGYRESLALGLERKLYAGPRPTATFIGQLTEWADTDGSGRGWFEDFAAAGPQALRAELDEAARGATRAVVELRDWMRDVYAPEVADAPNTTGRERYGRLVRYFTGSDLDLDEAYGYGWAEFHRLFGEMRKEAAKILPDAGTPWVALAHLDEHGRHIEGVDEVREWLQSLMDEAIEALDGTHFDLAEPVRRVESCIAPPGGAAAPYYSAPTEDFSRPGRTWLPTMGATRFPVYDLVSTWYHEGVPGHHLQLAQWVYVKDDLSRYQATIGGVSANAEGWALYAERLMDELGFLKDAEERLGYLDAQMMRAARVIVDIGMHLELEIPADSPFHPGERWTVELAQEFFGAHSSRPADFVESELTRYLTMPGQAIGYKLGERAWLLGRENAKRRHGDAFDAKAWHMAALSQGSLGLDDLVDELSRL encoded by the coding sequence ATGGCTGACACCAAGAGCTTCCTGCCCCGCGAGGTCGCCGACGCGTACGTCGACGACCTCATCGCCCTCGACCCCGTGACCGGTACCTATCTGGGTGTGAAGGAGAGTTCCGGCAGGTTGCCGGACACCTCGCCGGCGGGCCAGGAGGCCCGTGCGGAGCTGATCCGGGCGACGCTCGCACGGCTCGACGAGGCGGAGCGGCAGCCGGGCGCGGACAGCGACGCCGAGCGCCGGTGCGCGCGCCTGCTGCGCGAGCGGCTGACGGCGGAGCTGGCCGTGCACGAGGCGGACGAGGGGCTGCGCGCGGTCGGCAACATGGTGACGCCGCCGCACGAGGTGCGCGAGGTCTTCACGATCACGCCCGCCGAGACCGAGGAGGACTGGGCGGCGATCGCGGAGCGGCTGCGCGCGGTGCCGACGGCGTACGCCGGTTACCGCGAGTCCCTGGCGCTGGGCCTGGAGCGCAAGCTGTACGCGGGCCCGCGTCCGACGGCGACCTTCATCGGCCAGCTCACCGAGTGGGCGGACACGGACGGTTCGGGCCGCGGCTGGTTCGAGGACTTCGCCGCCGCCGGGCCTCAGGCGCTGCGCGCCGAGCTGGACGAGGCCGCGCGCGGCGCGACCAGGGCCGTGGTGGAGCTGCGGGACTGGATGCGTGACGTGTACGCCCCGGAGGTCGCGGACGCGCCGAACACGACGGGCCGGGAGCGGTACGGCAGGCTGGTCCGCTACTTCACGGGCTCGGACCTGGACCTCGACGAGGCGTACGGGTACGGCTGGGCCGAGTTCCACCGGCTGTTCGGCGAGATGAGGAAGGAGGCCGCGAAGATCCTGCCCGACGCCGGGACGCCGTGGGTGGCGCTGGCGCATCTGGACGAGCACGGGCGGCACATCGAGGGCGTCGACGAGGTCCGTGAGTGGCTGCAGTCGCTGATGGACGAGGCGATCGAGGCGCTGGACGGCACCCACTTCGACCTCGCCGAGCCGGTCCGCAGGGTCGAGTCGTGCATCGCCCCGCCCGGCGGCGCGGCGGCCCCGTACTACTCGGCCCCGACCGAGGACTTCTCCCGCCCCGGCCGCACCTGGCTGCCGACGATGGGCGCGACCCGTTTCCCCGTGTACGACCTGGTCTCCACCTGGTACCACGAGGGCGTTCCCGGCCATCACCTCCAGCTGGCGCAGTGGGTGTACGTCAAGGACGACCTGTCCCGCTACCAGGCCACGATCGGCGGGGTGAGCGCCAACGCCGAGGGCTGGGCCCTGTACGCGGAGCGGCTCATGGACGAGCTGGGCTTCCTCAAGGACGCCGAGGAGCGGCTCGGTTATCTGGACGCGCAGATGATGCGCGCGGCCCGGGTGATCGTCGACATCGGTATGCATCTGGAGCTGGAGATCCCGGCGGACTCGCCGTTCCACCCGGGCGAGCGCTGGACCGTCGAACTGGCCCAGGAGTTCTTCGGCGCCCACAGCAGCCGCCCGGCGGACTTCGTGGAGAGCGAGCTGACCCGCTATCTGACGATGCCGGGCCAGGCCATCGGCTACAAGCTCGGCGAACGCGCCTGGCTGCTGGGCCGGGAGAACGCGAAGCGGCGCCACGGCGACGCCTTCGACGCCAAGGCGTGGCACATGGCCGCGCTCTCCCAGGGGTCCCTGGGCCTGGACGACCTGGTGGACGAGCTGTCCCGGCTGTGA
- a CDS encoding rhodanese-like domain-containing protein encodes MSVTGTAATTTSAVNSVLRVAPAAPAEAAAYFRASLVFHTDVSDVAAALAADGDPGFAVLDSRSTESWEQGHIPGAVHLPTALIPELAEKLLDRSVPVVTYCWGPACNGGTRAALALAELGFQVKEMLGGFEYWAREGLAHETWEGAAKRAADPLTTPVNTADCGC; translated from the coding sequence ATGAGCGTCACCGGCACCGCCGCTACCACCACTTCCGCCGTCAACTCCGTCCTGCGGGTCGCCCCCGCCGCTCCGGCCGAGGCCGCCGCGTACTTCCGGGCCAGTCTCGTCTTCCACACCGATGTCTCCGACGTGGCCGCCGCCCTCGCCGCCGACGGCGACCCCGGCTTCGCCGTCCTCGACTCCCGCTCCACCGAGTCCTGGGAGCAGGGCCACATCCCGGGCGCGGTCCACCTCCCCACCGCGCTGATCCCCGAACTTGCCGAGAAGCTGCTCGACAGGTCCGTGCCGGTCGTCACCTACTGCTGGGGCCCCGCCTGCAACGGCGGGACCCGCGCCGCCCTCGCCCTCGCCGAACTCGGCTTCCAGGTCAAGGAGATGCTCGGCGGCTTCGAGTACTGGGCGCGCGAGGGCCTCGCCCACGAGACCTGGGAGGGCGCGGCGAAGCGCGCGGCCGACCCGCTGACCACGCCGGTGAACACCGCGGACTGCGGGTGTTGA
- a CDS encoding Lrp/AsnC family transcriptional regulator — protein sequence MTANPPYDPDSTDWRVLEVLQREGRASFAELARAVSMSPSAVTERVRRLEEAGVIQGYAAVVDPERLGLPILAFVRLRYPNGNYKPFHDLVSVTPEILEAHHVTGDDCFVIKVAARSMRHLEEVSGKIGALGSVTTSVVYSSPLPRRPLGH from the coding sequence ATGACCGCGAATCCCCCGTACGATCCCGACTCCACCGACTGGCGCGTCCTGGAGGTCCTCCAGCGCGAGGGCCGGGCCAGCTTCGCCGAACTCGCCCGTGCCGTGTCGATGTCGCCGAGCGCCGTGACCGAGCGGGTGCGGCGGCTGGAGGAGGCGGGCGTCATCCAGGGGTACGCGGCCGTCGTGGACCCGGAGCGGCTGGGGCTGCCGATCCTGGCGTTCGTGCGCCTGCGCTACCCCAACGGGAACTACAAGCCCTTCCACGACCTGGTCTCCGTCACGCCCGAGATCCTGGAGGCGCATCACGTCACGGGCGACGACTGCTTCGTGATCAAGGTCGCCGCCCGTTCGATGCGCCATCTGGAGGAGGTGTCGGGCAAGATCGGCGCCCTGGGATCGGTGACGACGAGCGTC
- a CDS encoding immunity 21 family protein, whose product MAGYADTVVVPGAVRWVESSGGPLIALPEAVLSFWAGADGDETSSDYDRACDVDGYVGLLPVGDTRALVLGHEPASTAYLPEHGTFVRWYAADSEAELLADVPAALASAVWEPEAEWRVPGPVVLFDAAWPGRAFTDTDHIRVELAPGRYGVRAAHVSTGPETWLGLVRVSPLTG is encoded by the coding sequence ATGGCTGGATACGCGGATACGGTGGTGGTGCCCGGTGCGGTGCGGTGGGTGGAGTCGAGCGGCGGACCGCTCATAGCGTTGCCGGAGGCGGTGCTGTCGTTCTGGGCCGGAGCCGACGGCGACGAGACGTCGTCCGACTACGACCGGGCCTGTGACGTCGACGGATACGTGGGCCTGCTGCCGGTCGGCGACACCCGCGCCCTGGTCCTCGGCCATGAACCCGCCTCCACCGCCTACCTCCCCGAGCACGGCACCTTCGTCCGCTGGTACGCGGCCGACTCGGAGGCCGAACTCCTCGCGGACGTCCCGGCGGCGCTCGCCTCCGCCGTCTGGGAGCCGGAGGCGGAGTGGCGGGTGCCCGGTCCGGTCGTCCTGTTCGACGCCGCCTGGCCCGGCCGCGCGTTCACGGACACGGACCACATACGGGTGGAGCTGGCCCCCGGCCGCTACGGGGTGCGCGCCGCCCATGTCTCGACGGGACCGGAGACCTGGCTCGGCCTCGTCCGGGTGAGCCCCCTGACGGGCTGA